One Miscanthus floridulus cultivar M001 chromosome 11, ASM1932011v1, whole genome shotgun sequence DNA window includes the following coding sequences:
- the LOC136493495 gene encoding sulfite oxidase-like gives MDPSLKSRTSQDILFPFLVSSTSLFSYPWLTFGNGSSKVNVTATLQCAGNRRTAMSKIQKVRGVGWDISALGNATWGGAKLSDVLELVGIPELTSVTSLGGKHVEFVSVDKCKEEKGGPYTASIPLKQATDPDADVLLVYQMNGEVEKH, from the exons ATGGACCCATCCCTAAAGTCGAGGACCTCTCAAG ATATACTGTTTCCATTTCTGGTCTCGTCAACAAGTCTATTCAGCTATCCATggctgacatttggtaat GGCTCTTCCAAAGTAAATGTCACGGCAACTTTACAG TGTGCGGGAAACAGGAGGACTGCGATGAGTAAGATACAAAAAGTGAGAGGTGTTGGGTGGGACATATCTGCTCTTGGAAATG CAACTTGGGGAGGTGCCAAACTATCTGATGTCCTTGAGCTAGTTGGAATACCAGAACTCACTTCAGTCACATCTCTAGGAGGGAAGCATGTTGAGTTTGTTAGTGTTGACAAGTGTAAA GAGGAAAAAGGCGGGCCTTATACGGCATCTATTCCATTAAAGCAGGCAACAGATCCTGATGCTGATGTATTACTTGTGTATCAAATGAATGGAGAGGTGGAAAAACATTAA
- the LOC136493497 gene encoding protein FAR1-RELATED SEQUENCE 5-like, with translation MNQNACKHLAGVVEDYKKFNKDFQNCIYDQEEEEDFINAWNNLLDKYKLRNNQWLQRLFDKREKWALAYGRNTFSTDMVSTQRSESMNNELKGYISVKYDILIFFEHFERLVADKRYEVKCDFKATQSTPKLKSDLRILRHAARIYTPAIFKIFQEQVMQTLNCDLFYCGDSNAEKEYKIKVYGRGNEHVVKFSASEVQVNCSCKKFEFVGILCCHALKILDINNIKKIPEQYVLNRWTVDAKVVHIKSNSETHEDPKTKLSKRRKELCRMYIHLATRAAESDETYFMAVNNAEKLGEDVEKSLKIKADSDVGTLSHPQGSHSGIA, from the coding sequence ATGAACCAGAATGCGTGCAAGCACCTTGCTGGAGTTGTGGAGGACTATAAGAAGTTCAATAAAGACTTTCAGAACTGTATTTATgatcaagaggaggaggaggattttATAAATGCATGGAACAATTTGCTAGACAAGTATAAGCTACGAAACAATCAATGGCTACAAAGATTATTTGATAAAAGGGAGAAATGGGCCTTAGCATATGGAAGAAATACATTTTCTACTGATATGGTTAGCACTCAAAGAAGTGAAAGTATGAACAATGAGTTGAAGGGGTATATTAGTGTCAAATATGACATACTTATCTTTTTTGAGCACTTTGAAAGGTTGGTGGCAGATAAAAGATATGAGGTAAAATGTGATTTCAAGGCAACACAAAGTACACCTAAGTTGAAATCTGACTTGAGAATACTAAGGCATGCAGCAAGAATTTATACTCCAGCCATATTTAAGATATTCCAAGAACAAGTGATGCAAACACTTAATTGTGATCTGTTCTATTGTGGTGATAGTAATGCTGAAAAGGAGTACAAAATAAAGGTTTATGGTAGGGGGAATGAACATGTTGTAAAGTTTTCTGCATCCGAAGTTCAGGTGAATTGTAGCTGCAAAAAGTTCGAATTTGTTGGAATCTTATGCTGCCATGCGTTGAAGATACTTGATATCAACAATATCAAAAAAATTCCTGAACAATACGTACTAAATAGATGGACAGTTGATGCAAAAGTAGTTCATATAAAGAGCAATTCTGAGACACATGAAGATCCCAAAACAAAGCTATCAAAACGGAGAAAGGAGTTATGCAGAATGTATATTCATTTAGCTACTCGAGCTGCAGAATCTGATGAAACATACTTTATGGCTGTGAATAATGCAGAGAAATTAGGAGAAGATGTAGAGAAAAGCCTAAAAATTAAAGCTGATTCAGATGTCGGTACCTTATCTCACCCACAAGGTTCGCACTCCGGTATAGCCTGA